DNA from Arthrobacter sp. SLBN-112:
CGCGCGCCCTGCCTTCAAGGTCCGGTTAACGCGGCTGTGCGGGATTTGTTGGAACGCCCTGGGACGGCGGATTGACGGGCGGGCCGGGTACGCTGGCAGGCTGCTGCGAACCCTGGCCGCCCGACACCTCGGGCGTGGGCGGGGTCTGCGTACCGCTTGGCTCCGCCCCATTCTGCAAGGCCTGAAGGCGCTGCTCCAGGACCTGCAGGACGGGCAGCCGGTTCCCGTGCGCCTTCTCGTAGCTGATCAGTTGGTGCACGTCCGCTTCCGTCAGGCCCGTGATCCGCGTAGGCAGCGTTCCTACCGGCAGATGGTCGTAATCCGGAAGGGGCAGGTCGCTGTGGCGGGGAACATTAGTGTCCTGGGGTGAGTCGTTCATGGTTCCTCCCATGCTGTTGAGGTCCTTCTTGGAACTTAGTAAGTACGCTTACTTGTTTTACGGTACCTAAAGGATTGCCGTTGGTACAGGGCTTCTGGCTGACCCGCTGTACATCCCCCGACTGCTCAGGTAAATTCGAACTTGTGACGGGAATCATGCCCCGTCCTCCCCCGGCCCTCTGCTCAGGCCGGCGTGGAGTAGCTGCTGTAGTGCAACGGCGGCGCAGGATGCAGAAGCGAAAGAGCCTTTGAGATGGCATTATCGCAATTCCAGCAGTTCCTTGACGAAGCCACGCACCCGGACCCCTTCGATGAATTTCCCCTGGGTCCCGACTGCCTCTACGGCCTGTATGTGAGCTGGGCGGCCCTGCACGGCCGGGCGCCAAAATCCGACCAGGCCTTCCGGGCAGGCATGCTGCGCTGCGGCGTGGACGTCCGGAACAGCCACCTGCGGATGACCGGCGCCGCCGCGGCCGATTACATCCTCAGCAGTTACCCGGCGGTGGCCTGATGTCCACGCAGTTCGACGTGCTGTATGTCAACGGCCATTACATGCATTGTGGCCAGCCGATGGGGGCCGCCGGCGCCGAGATGCGCAGCATCCACGGCAGCTACTTGAGCGAGCGGCTGCCCGAGGCCCTGGGCGTGTACCTGGCAACCAGCGTGCTTCGCTGCGCCTGCGGGTTCCAGATGGAGATCCCTGACCAGGATGACCCGGTGCCGGGATGACACAGTTGCCGCTGGACGATCTGACCACGGCCGTGGCCCGCATCCGCGGGCTCCTGCTGACGGAGGAGAAGGTGGACCGCGCGGTCGCACTCCTGGCCCAGGCCATCAAGGAGTCGCTGCCGGGCAGTCCAGGTGCCGGGGTGTCCTTGCTGGATGCCAACGGCAAGCGCACCAGCAGCGCCGCCACCGATTCCCTGGTGGAGAAGCTGGACGCTGCCCAGTACGAGCTGGGCGAGGGCCCCTGCCTTACGGCCTGGGCGGCCGGAAAAGTGGTCATCATCGACGACCTCCAAACCGATACCCGTTGGCCGCGATGGCAATCCGCAGTGGCGTCACTCCCGGTCCGGTCAGTGGTGAGCGCGCCGCTGATGGCCGGCAAGGAAGCGCTGGGTGCCTTCAAGATCTATTCGGCGCTGCCAGGCCAATATGACGAATCAACGGGGCGAGCCCTGGCCCTTTTTGCCGAAACTGCAGCCACCCTGCTGGCCCACATCCAGGGAACCGAAGCCCCGCTCCGGATGGCAGAAAGCCTTAAGGCGAGCTTGGCCAGCCGGGACACCATCAATCGTGCCTGCGGGATGCTGATGGAGCGGCAGGGCATCAGCCATGAACGGGCCCTACAGCAATTGATCCAAAACGCGCGGGTGTCAGGTGCCACCCTGGTTGAGGCCAGTGAGCAGCTGGCCACCAGGGTGCCGCCTGCAGGCTTGTAGGGGGTAGCGGTGGGGTTTGATCCGCATGAACCGGAGCAGCGCGGCCAGCTTAAGGATGCGTTGACTGCGGCTGACATCACAGTAGGTGAATTATGGCTGCGCTACTTCAGCATGACCGGTTCCGCAGGTGAGTACGAGGTCCAGGCCTACCTGCAGGGCCTCATCTCCCTGCCCGTCATCCAGCGCGATCTGCTGGCCCTGGCCTGCAACGAAATGATCGCCGAGAAGCCGCCGTTGCATGCACCGTACGCGGACCAGATGAAGGGCATGGGACCCATCGGCCCGTCGGCTGGCCGGTAAGCCTGGGGCAGCAGTTCTTTGGCGCCGCGGCCCCGTGTAGCTGTGCCTTGGAAGGGTACGTCACGGTTATCCTCCCGAGAGCAAGGCAGGCACCATGAGTCCGCTACCCCAGGCCGGCATCCGCGACACAGTGTTGTTTATGCTGGACGTTTTCCTTCCGACGGCGGCCAAAGGTCCCCTGATCCGGCGGCCCCGGGCTGAGGCCGTTGCAGACCGGCTGGACCTTGACCGGCGGGCGGTGGCCCGGATGCAGAAGCTGGACGGCAAGTATCCTGCTGGACCGGTGCTGCTCCGGCTCCCCTTCCGGAAGCAGGCGCTGGTCCTGCGTCCGGATCAGCTCCACCGGGTCCTGGCCGAAACACCGGAACCTTTCTCCTCTGCGAGCAGCGAAAAACGGGGCGCACTGGCGCACTTCGAGCCCCGGAACGTCCTGGTTTCCACCGGGGCCGACAGGAGTGCCCGCCGCGCGCTGCAGGAGCAGGCGCTGGATACTTCAAGTCCGGTCCACCGGTTGGCGGACTCCTTCCTGCCGGTCATCGATGAGGAAGCCGATGCGCTGCTCGCCGCGGCAAGTGCCGATACCGGGGTCCTTGACTGGCCGTTGTTCACTGCCGCCTGGCACCGCGCCGTGCGGCGGGTGGTGTTCGGCGATGCGGCCAGGGACGACGTCGAGCTGACTGACATGCTGGCCCGGCTGCGGAAGGACGCCAACTGGTCAGGCCTGAAGCCACGAAGGGACAATGTCCGTACGGAGTTCCGCCAGCGGGTGCGTGCAGGGATCGACGCCGCTGCCCCCGGCAGCCTGGCCTCCGTGATGCGCGGCAGGCCTGACACTGACCCTTCCGCGCCAAGCGACCAGGTCCCGCAATGGCTGTTCGCCTTCGACGCGGCCGGAATAGCAGCCTTCCGGGCCCTGGCGCTCTTGGCCACGCACCCTGACCAGGCGGCGAAGGCCAGGCAGGAGATGGCCGGCGATACTTCCGGTGGCCGGAACCTGCCGTTCCTGCGCGCCTGCGTGCTGGAGTCCGTGCGCCTGTGGCCAACGACGCCCATGGTCCTTCGCCAGACCTCGCGCCCGGTCGAGTGGGACAACGGGACCATGCCGGCGCGCTGCGGCGTGCTGGTCTATGTGCCCTACTTCCACCGTGACGGCCGGCGGCTCCCCCAGGCCGATTCGTTCGATCCGGGACTCTGGCTGCAGCAGGATGCCGTATCCGGGGACCCCGAAAGCTGGGGCGTGGTCCCCTTCAGCGATGGCCCCGCGCGGTGCCCGGGCCGCCAACTGGTGTTGCTGATGACCAGCGCCCTGCTCGCCCGCCTGCTCCGTGACAACACCTTCGCCCTTGAATCCGCCCGGCTGTCCCCGGGCCGGCCGCTGCCCGGCACGCTGAACCACTTCGCGCTGAGGTTCCGGGTGTCCCCGTTATGAGGAGGGCGGCCGCCCACTAGTTTCCCTTGTGCGGAAATGCAGTTAGGGGATGCAAACCTTCGTGGCACTGGGATCCGTGCGGTGCTTTACTGCCAGCATGTCTGAAACCCTCAAGCTGAGCCACGACGAACCGCACGACAGCAGCGTGGCATCCCGCCTGAACTGGCTGCGCGCCGGCGTCCTCGGCGCGAACGACGGCATCGTCTCCGTGGCGGCAACAGTGGTGGGCGTAGCCGGCGTGACCAATGACCTGGCACCCATCCTGGTGGCAGGTACGGCCGCCGTGGTGGGCGGAGCGGTGTCCATGGCCCTGGGCGAATACGTTTCCGTCAGCAGCCAGAGTGACAGCCAGCGGGCCCTGATCGAGAAGGAACGCCAGGAACTCAGGGACGATCCCGACGGCGAACTGGCGGAACTCGCCCACATCTACCAGGCCAAGGGACTCAGTGAAGCCACGGCCCGGACAGTGGCCGAAGAACTGACGGCAAAGGATGCTTTGAAGGCCCACCTCTCCGCCGAACTGAACATTGACGAAGAGGAAGTGGTCAGCCCCTGGCACGCAGCCTTCGCCTCCGCCATCGCCTTCACCGTCGGCGCCGTACTGCCCATGCTGGCCATCATCTTCCCGCCCGAAGAGGCACGGATCCCGGTCACGTTTGTTGCCGTCATCCTGGCGCTCGCGCTGACCGGCACCGTCAGCGCCAAAATCGGCGGGAGCTCCAAGCGCAAGGCCACCATCCGGCTGGTGGTGGGCGGGGCGCTGGCCATGGCCTTCACGTTCGCGGTGGGAAGCCTGCTGGGCACCACTGGCATCGCTTAATCTTTTCCCACACACCCGCTGCTGACAGGAGTTCCACGTGCTGGAGATCGCCGGCCTTCCGGCCCATATTCTGCTGATCCACGGCGTGGTGGTCCTGGCCCCGCTGGCCGGGGTTGCAGCAGTGGTGTTCGCGTTGCTGCGGCGGAGCAGGCGGTATCTGGCTTGGCCGCTGGGGGTCCTGGCACTGCTGTTGGTCCCGCTGTCCGTCCTTACAGCGGAAGCCGGCGAACAGTTGGAGAAGGCCAAGGGGGTGTCCCAGCTCATTGAGGAGCACGGCCACCAGGGAAGTTTCCTCCGCTACGTCACGGTGTTGTTCCTGGTGGCCGTGATTGCCCAGATCATTGCCGCCTTCCGGTCACTCCTGACGCGCCGGCCTGCCTTCCGGGGCCTTCGCGGGCTCCTGGAATCCCGCTGGCTGCTCCCTGCCACGTCAGCGCTGGGCATCCTGGCCGGACTGTTCCTGGTGTACCAAAGCATCGTGACCGGACACTCCGGGGCTGTGTCCGTCTGGGCCGGGACGCGCTAGCCGCGCGCCCCGGGCCTCAGCGGCGCGGCTTCGAGCGTGAAGCAGGCTCCGGAAGAGGTACGACGGCGTATCGGCGGTTGGCGAGTACCGGCACCCGCCTGCGCACCTGCTCCAGCCGTTCCCGGCTGAGGCGGGCCAGGATCAGGCCCGGTTCCTCACCCGCGTTGGCCACCACCACCCCGGCCGGATCCACTGCCATCGAGAAGCCGGTGGCGAGGGTACCGCACTGGTTGGCCGCCAGGACGTAGGCCGTGTTCTCGATGGCCCGCGCCTTGGCCAGCGTGGACCAGTGGTCCTCCTTGCCCGGTCCGCGGATCCACATGGAGGGAACCAGCAGGATGTCCGCTCCGGCGTCGACGGCTGCCCGCGCACTCTCCGGAAATCGCAGGTCGTAGCAGGTGAACGCGCCAAACCGAAAGCCGCCAAGGCTGAACACCAACGGTTCCTCCGCGCTGCCCGCCGAGATGCCATCGCTTTCCCGGTACCCGAACGCATCATAGAGGTGGACCTTCCGGTAGCAGCCCCGGATGTTCCCTTGGCTGTCCAAAGCCACCAGGGTGTTGTACGGAAGACCGCTTTCCACCCGTTCATAGGTCCCCACCACCACCGCTATCGACTGCTCCTTCGCAAAGGCCGCGATGCTCCGGATGAAGGGACCGTCCAGGTCCTCCGCGACTGCCGCAATGGCGGTGGCCGCCTCGCTGGTGCCGAACAGGCTGGACTCGGGGAGGACCACCAGGTCCGCCCCCGCGGCCGCGGCCTCCGCAATCAGCCGCCCGGCCGCCGTCGTATTTTTTGCCTTATCCGTGCCGGCACTGAACTGTCCTGCCGCGATGGTCATGCTCTCTGAATCCATGGCTGTCCTTCCACGTGGGGGGGTGCCCGGCGGCGATTTGCCGGCCGCTGCACAACCCCTTCCCATCAGCATCCTCCGCGCGTAGGGTAAGGCACACAACCCGCTGGTCCCCGGGCCAGTGGCGGGCTCATGCAGTTGGGCTTCTGGAGCATGCCGGAGGGACCATACGTGGGTAACAAGCCATCCAAAAACCACAGCATGCGGCGCCTTGCAGGGCTGGGCGCAGGCCTCATGGTGCTGCCGGCGCTGACTTCCTGCTCGGATCTGGTTTCCCGCGGCTTCCTGCCCGGAGCCCGCGACACCACCAACAACACGGCACTGATCACCGACCTGTGGGTCAACTCCTGGATCGCCGCCCTGGTGGTGGGCATCATCACCTGGGGGCTGATGATCTGGGTCATCGTGGCGTACCGGCGCAGGAAGAACACCGTAGGGTTCCCCGCGCAACTGAGCTACAACCTTCCGCTGGAAGTGTTCTACCTGGCCATTCCGCTGATCGTCATCGGCGTCCTGTTCGTCTTCACGGACCGGGAACAGCGGGCCATCGATGCACGCTATCCCGATCCGGACGTCGTGATCGACGTCTTCGGCAAGCAATGGTCCTGGGATTTCAACTACGTCAAGGAGCAGGTGCACGAGGACGCCGGCCAGCAGGCCCACCTGACCGGCGAGTATGGCACCCCGGACCGGCTGCCCACCCTCTACCTTCCGGTGGGAAAGAAAGTGGAACTGCACCTCCAGTCCCGCGACGTCCAGCATTCGTTCTGGGTGGTGGATTTCCTGCAGAAACGCGACCTGTACCCGGGCCACGAACAGTACAACCCCTACATCAACATCACCCCCAACCGCATCGGCGAATACATGGGCAAGTGTGCCGAACTCTGCGGCGAGTACCACTCGGAAATGCTCTTCAAGGTCCGGGTGGTAAGCCAGCAGGATTATGACAGCCACATGGCCGACCTGAAGGCCAAGGGCAACACCGGCAGCCTCGGCGAGGAATACGTCAGGCAGCCGCTCTCAGCCCCGTCACCGCGGGCCCCGGAAGCAGCAGAGTAAAGGAGGGCACCGACATGACCACCACAGGCCAGAGAATGGGCGGAACCGCGGCCACCGCGGCACCGGCAGTGGTCCGGCGCTCCAAAGGCACCATCGTCGTCAACTGGATCACTTCCACCGACCACAAGACCATCGGGTACATGTACCTGATCTCGTCCTTCGTGTTCTTCTGCGCCGGCGGAGTGATGGCGCTGCTGATCCGCGCCGAGCTGTTTGAGCCCGGCATGCAGATCCTGCAGACCAAGGAACAGTACAACCAGCTGTTCACCATGCACGGCACCATCATGCTGCTGATGTTCGCCACCCCGCTGTTCGCCGGATTCGCCAACGTCATCATGCCGCTGCAGATCGGCGCCCCTGACGTGGCGTTCCCCCGCCTGAACGCGCTGGCGTTCTGGTTCTTCCTGTTCGGCTCCACCATCGCCGTGTCCGGGTTCATCACCCCGCAGGGCGCCGCCTCGTTCGGCTGGTTCGCCTACGCGCCACTGAACAACACCACCTTCACCCCCGGCATCGGCGGTGACCTGTGGGTCTTCGGCCTGGCGCTGTCCGGCTTCGGCACCATCCTGGGCTCGGTCAACTTCATCACCACCATCATCTGCATGCGCGCCCCGGGGCTCACCATGTGGCGCATGCCCATCTTCACCTGGAACACACTGGTCACCGCCATCCTGGTACTGATGGCGTTCCCGCCGCTGGCCGCCGCCCTGTTCGCGCTCGGAGCCGACCGGAAGTTCGGTGCCCACATCTTCGATCCAGACAATGGCGGTGCCATCCTCTGGCAGCACCTGTTCTGGTTCTTCGGCCACCCCGAGGTGTACATCATTGCGCTGCCGTTCTTCGGCATCGTGTCCGAGATCTTCCCGGTCTTCAGCCGAAAACCCCTGTTCGGCTACAAGGGCATCGTGTACGCCACCATCGCCATTGCTGCCCTCTCGGTGACGGTGTGGGCGCACCACATGTACGTCACGGGCGCCGTGTTCCTTCCCTTCTTCGCCTTCATGACCATGCTCATCGCGGTGCCCACCGGCGTGAAGTTCTTCAACTGGATCGGCACCATGTGGGGCGGTTCGCTGACTTTCGAGACACCCATGCTGTGGAGCATGGGGTTCCTGGCCACGTTCCTCTTCGGCGGCCTGACCGGCATCATCCTGGCGTCGCCGCCCATGGACTTCCACGTCTCGGACTCCTACTTTGTGGTGGCCCACTTCCACTACGTGGTGTTCGGCACCGTGGTGTTCGCCATGTTCGCCGGGTTCTACTTCTGGTGGCCCAAGTTCACCGGCACCATGCTCAATGAACGCCTGGGCAAGATCCACTTCTGGATGCTCTTCCTGGGCTTCCACGCCACGTTCCTGATCCAGCACTGGCTCGGCGTCCTGGGTATGCCCCGCCGGTACGCGGACTACATGCCGGAGGACAACTTCAGCTTCATGAACCAGTTCTCCACCGTGGGCTCCTACCTCCTGGGGGCGTCCCTGATCCCGTTCTTCTGGAACGTCTACATCACCTGGCGGGCCGGCAAGAAGGTCACCGTGGACGATCCCTGGGGCTTCGGCGCGTCGCTGGAATGGGCTACGTCCTGCCCGCCACCCCGGCACAACTTCACCTCACTGCCCAGGATCCGCTCCGAGCGCCCTGCCCTGGACCTGCACCACCCGGAGCTGAGTGTCCGGGTGCACGCGCCGGTGCACGGCCCCGCGGCTGATGTCCTGGGTGCCGCAGATATCGGTGAAGGCGACGTCCGCGACCCCAACCCGAACAAGTAACGCAAACGCAGACTGTTTTTCGACCCGCAATGAACGGCCGGCATGGGCACGGTGCAGTCCGGCTGCTCAGCGCAGCTGACGCTGCCTAATTGCCGGCGGGCAACCTGCCTGCAGAGGTTCGGTACAGCAACCAGCCCGCAGCGGCCAGGACAGCACTCAGGGCCAGGAACCCGAGGTCCCAAGCCAGCGGCCCACCCAGGTCGTCCCGGACGTGGTGGATGCCCAGGAGTTGGTGGTTCACCAGGCCTTCGAGCACGTTGAAGACGCCCCATCCCAGCAGCACCAGTCCGGTATGGAAGGCCCATTCCGGGGACAAGGTGCCGCTCCCGCCGGCGCGGAGGGTGAGGATTGCCGAGGCAGCCACCAGCACCCACATGGCCCCATGGAACATCCCGTCGGCCAGCGTGTTCAACTCAAGGCCGGGGACCGTCTTTGCCCCGCCGGCCTCCGTGTGGGTGAGCATGTGGTGCCACTGGAGGAGCTGGTGCAGCACGATTCCGTCCACGAACCCGCCCAGTCCCATCCCCAACAGGAACGCGGGCGCGACGGCGGCACGTGCCTTGGCAGCGCCCGTCACGGCCGCGCCGGTACTGTCGCTGGACATCCTGATCCCCCTTCACCCGCTACGCCTCTCCCTTAAGCCCCTACCCGCCGTCGTCCTCCCCAAGCGGAGCAGACACCCTTGACCTCATCCGCTCCGGATGGAAGCCTGTGAGGATCGCGGTGGGGCCTCAAGCAACGGGGTTCGGTTCCCGCCAGGGGACGCTCCCACTGCCCGCCAACCCACAGAGGCGGCACGAATGCGAGCAATGGTGTACCGCGGCCCGTACAAGATCCGGGTCGAAGAAAAAGACATTCCCAAAATTGAGCATCCCAATGACGCAATAATCCGGGTGACCACCGGCGCGATCTGCGGCTCGGACCTTCACCTCTACCACGGCATGATGCCGGACACCCGGGTGGGCACCACGTTTGGCCACGAGTTCGCGGGGGTGGTGCACCAGGTGGGCTCCTCGGTGCAGAACCTGATCCCCGGCGACCGCGTGATGGTTCCCTTCAACGTCTACTGCGGATCCTGCTGGTTCTGCGCCCGCGGCCTCTACTCCAACTGCCACAACGTCAACCCGAACGCGACGGCGGTGGGCGGCATCTACGGCTACTCCCACACCTGCGGAGGGTACGACGGCGGCCAGGCCGAGTTCGTCCGGGTTCCGTTCGCGGACGTTGGGCCCAGCAGGATTCCGGACTGGATGGATGAAGAGGACGCGGTGCTGCTCACCGATGCCCTGCCCACCGGCTATTTCGGCGCCCAGCTGGGCGACATCGTCGAAGGCGACACGGTGGTGGTGTTCGGCGCCGGCCCCGTGGGCCTCTTCGCCGCCAAGTCGGCCTGGCTGATGGGCGCGGGCCGGGTCATCGTGGTGGACCACCTGGACTACCGGCTGGAGAAGGCCCGCACCTTCGCGCACGCCGAAACGTTCAACTTTGCCGAGTACGACGACATCGTGGTGCACCTGAAGAAGCAGACCGACTACCTGGGTGCCGACGTGGTCATTGACGCGGTGGGGGCCGAGGCGGACGGGAACTTCCTGCAGCACGTAACCGCTTCCAAACTGAAGCTGCAGGGCGGCTCTCCGGTGGCGCTGAACTGGGCCATCGACTCGGTCCGCAAGGGCGGAACAGTGTCCGTGGTGGGTGCATACGGACCCATCTTCAGCGCAGTGAAATTCGGCGACGCCGTGAACAAGGGCCTGACGCTGCGCATGAACCAGTGCCCGGTGAAACGGCAGTGGCCGCGGCTGTTCGAGCACATCCGGAACGGGTACCTCAAGCCCAACGAGCTGGTCACGCACCGGATCCCGCTTGAGCACATCGCCGAGGGGTACCACATGTTCTCGGCCAAGCTGGACAACATCATCAAGCCCCTCATCATCTCCGCCACGGCCTGAAAGGGAGTGCAACACCAATGACTGAACCGGCAACCCCTTACCGGGCACGCAAGAACACCCCGCCGGAAAGCCGGGACGCCCTGCGCGCCCGCATTCCCGGATGGGGCGTGGACCTGGACCCGAAGGACCGCCCGTCGTTCCCACGCGAGCAGCCCGGCATAGAAACGGGTGCCCACTGGGAGTTCCCCGACCGGCAGCCTGAAACGCAGCCCCGCGAACTGTCCATCGAACACGCCATGCTGACGCCCGTCTTTGGCACCTCGGCTCCGCTGAAGGGGGCCTCCGGCGCCATCCGCAGGTATGCCTACCGCACCTACAGCGAAGGACGGGCGGCGCACTGGCTGCTGCTGATCGCCGCGGACCGGGTGGATGCGTGGGAAAACCACCTGAAGTCCCTGGCCACGCTGCGGCCGGACAACCCCGTCACCGAAACCGGCATCGGCATCGGCAGTGAATTCTCCGGCAACGGATTCAAATCCAGGGCGGGGAAGCGGGTGGACGTGAACCATTCCTGGATGGATCCGGCCATTGTTGCGGGGCTGTGGGTGCTGGCCGGCGTCGGCGCGGTGGCGGCGTTGCGGGCCCTGCGTGGACGCCGTTGAGGAGTTGGGGTAATTAGGTCACGCCATGTTTTCGTAATTGATGTGAACCTCATCACTTAAAGCGCTTTCCGGCTTGGAGCTTAGGTTTGCCTACCCTACAGTTTCCTGACATAGGCACTGTTTTCCGGTGCCCCAGGACTTAGGTTCAAGCAGACTTTTTTCCCCACCGAAAGCAGCCTCAATGAAGATCCGCAACAGCGCGCTGGCCGGCATCGCACTCGCCGCCACCGCAGCTCTTGGCCTGACCGCCTGCGGCGGCGGCACCCCTTCCGGCAACAGCTCCTCCGCCGCCGCCTCCAACGGCGGCGCCTCGGACGGGATCACGGTCTACAACGCCCAGCACGAGAGCCTCACCAAGGAATGGGTGGATGCCTTCACGGCGGAAACCGGCATCAAGGTGACCATGCGCCAGGGCTCGGACACGGAGCTGTCCAACCAGATCATCCAGGAAGGCCAGGCGTCCCCCGCCGACGTGTTCCTCACCGAAAACTCCCCCGCCATGACCCAGGTGGAGAACGCCGGCCTGTTCGCCGACGTCGACAAGGACACCCTGGCCCAGGTTCCGGCCGAGCTCGCGCCGTCCACCGGCAAGTGGACGGGCATCGCCGCCCGTTCCACCGTCCTGGTGTACAACAAGACCAAGCTCACCGAGGACCAGCTGCCCAAGTCCATGCTTGACCTGGCCAACCCCGAGTGGAAGGGCAAGTGGGCCGCCTCCCCCACCGGCGCTGACTTCCAGGCCATTGTCTCCGCACTGCTGGAACTGAAGGGCGAGGCCGCCACCGAGGAGTGGCTGAAGGGCATGAAGGAGAACTCCAAGGCCTACAAGGGCAACAGCACGGCCATGAAGGCCGTCAACGCCGGTGAAGTGGATGCGGCACTGATCTACCACTACTACTACTACGGCGACCAGGCCAAGACCGGCGAGAACTCCAGCAACGTCACCCCGTACTACTTCAAGAACCAGGACCCGGGCGCCTTCCTGTCCGTCTCCGGCGGCGGCGTGCTGAAGTCCTCCAAGAACGCGGCCGCAGCGCAGCAGTTCCTGAAGTTCATCACCGGCAAGAAGGGCCAGGAAGTCCTCAAGAACGGTACGTCCTTCGAGTACGCCATCGGCTCCGAGGTCCCGGCTAACGACAAGCTGGTTCCCATCAAGGACCTGCAGGCTCCCAAGGTTGACGCCGCCAAGC
Protein-coding regions in this window:
- a CDS encoding GAF and ANTAR domain-containing protein — translated: MTQLPLDDLTTAVARIRGLLLTEEKVDRAVALLAQAIKESLPGSPGAGVSLLDANGKRTSSAATDSLVEKLDAAQYELGEGPCLTAWAAGKVVIIDDLQTDTRWPRWQSAVASLPVRSVVSAPLMAGKEALGAFKIYSALPGQYDESTGRALALFAETAATLLAHIQGTEAPLRMAESLKASLASRDTINRACGMLMERQGISHERALQQLIQNARVSGATLVEASEQLATRVPPAGL
- a CDS encoding cytochrome P450, coding for MSPLPQAGIRDTVLFMLDVFLPTAAKGPLIRRPRAEAVADRLDLDRRAVARMQKLDGKYPAGPVLLRLPFRKQALVLRPDQLHRVLAETPEPFSSASSEKRGALAHFEPRNVLVSTGADRSARRALQEQALDTSSPVHRLADSFLPVIDEEADALLAAASADTGVLDWPLFTAAWHRAVRRVVFGDAARDDVELTDMLARLRKDANWSGLKPRRDNVRTEFRQRVRAGIDAAAPGSLASVMRGRPDTDPSAPSDQVPQWLFAFDAAGIAAFRALALLATHPDQAAKARQEMAGDTSGGRNLPFLRACVLESVRLWPTTPMVLRQTSRPVEWDNGTMPARCGVLVYVPYFHRDGRRLPQADSFDPGLWLQQDAVSGDPESWGVVPFSDGPARCPGRQLVLLMTSALLARLLRDNTFALESARLSPGRPLPGTLNHFALRFRVSPL
- a CDS encoding VIT1/CCC1 transporter family protein gives rise to the protein MSETLKLSHDEPHDSSVASRLNWLRAGVLGANDGIVSVAATVVGVAGVTNDLAPILVAGTAAVVGGAVSMALGEYVSVSSQSDSQRALIEKERQELRDDPDGELAELAHIYQAKGLSEATARTVAEELTAKDALKAHLSAELNIDEEEVVSPWHAAFASAIAFTVGAVLPMLAIIFPPEEARIPVTFVAVILALALTGTVSAKIGGSSKRKATIRLVVGGALAMAFTFAVGSLLGTTGIA
- a CDS encoding carbon-nitrogen hydrolase family protein, with the translated sequence MDSESMTIAAGQFSAGTDKAKNTTAAGRLIAEAAAAGADLVVLPESSLFGTSEAATAIAAVAEDLDGPFIRSIAAFAKEQSIAVVVGTYERVESGLPYNTLVALDSQGNIRGCYRKVHLYDAFGYRESDGISAGSAEEPLVFSLGGFRFGAFTCYDLRFPESARAAVDAGADILLVPSMWIRGPGKEDHWSTLAKARAIENTAYVLAANQCGTLATGFSMAVDPAGVVVANAGEEPGLILARLSRERLEQVRRRVPVLANRRYAVVPLPEPASRSKPRR
- the ctaC gene encoding aa3-type cytochrome oxidase subunit II, producing MRRLAGLGAGLMVLPALTSCSDLVSRGFLPGARDTTNNTALITDLWVNSWIAALVVGIITWGLMIWVIVAYRRRKNTVGFPAQLSYNLPLEVFYLAIPLIVIGVLFVFTDREQRAIDARYPDPDVVIDVFGKQWSWDFNYVKEQVHEDAGQQAHLTGEYGTPDRLPTLYLPVGKKVELHLQSRDVQHSFWVVDFLQKRDLYPGHEQYNPYINITPNRIGEYMGKCAELCGEYHSEMLFKVRVVSQQDYDSHMADLKAKGNTGSLGEEYVRQPLSAPSPRAPEAAE
- the ctaD gene encoding aa3-type cytochrome oxidase subunit I; the encoded protein is MTTTGQRMGGTAATAAPAVVRRSKGTIVVNWITSTDHKTIGYMYLISSFVFFCAGGVMALLIRAELFEPGMQILQTKEQYNQLFTMHGTIMLLMFATPLFAGFANVIMPLQIGAPDVAFPRLNALAFWFFLFGSTIAVSGFITPQGAASFGWFAYAPLNNTTFTPGIGGDLWVFGLALSGFGTILGSVNFITTIICMRAPGLTMWRMPIFTWNTLVTAILVLMAFPPLAAALFALGADRKFGAHIFDPDNGGAILWQHLFWFFGHPEVYIIALPFFGIVSEIFPVFSRKPLFGYKGIVYATIAIAALSVTVWAHHMYVTGAVFLPFFAFMTMLIAVPTGVKFFNWIGTMWGGSLTFETPMLWSMGFLATFLFGGLTGIILASPPMDFHVSDSYFVVAHFHYVVFGTVVFAMFAGFYFWWPKFTGTMLNERLGKIHFWMLFLGFHATFLIQHWLGVLGMPRRYADYMPEDNFSFMNQFSTVGSYLLGASLIPFFWNVYITWRAGKKVTVDDPWGFGASLEWATSCPPPRHNFTSLPRIRSERPALDLHHPELSVRVHAPVHGPAADVLGAADIGEGDVRDPNPNK
- a CDS encoding DUF2243 domain-containing protein; this encodes MSSDSTGAAVTGAAKARAAVAPAFLLGMGLGGFVDGIVLHQLLQWHHMLTHTEAGGAKTVPGLELNTLADGMFHGAMWVLVAASAILTLRAGGSGTLSPEWAFHTGLVLLGWGVFNVLEGLVNHQLLGIHHVRDDLGGPLAWDLGFLALSAVLAAAGWLLYRTSAGRLPAGN
- a CDS encoding zinc-dependent alcohol dehydrogenase encodes the protein MRAMVYRGPYKIRVEEKDIPKIEHPNDAIIRVTTGAICGSDLHLYHGMMPDTRVGTTFGHEFAGVVHQVGSSVQNLIPGDRVMVPFNVYCGSCWFCARGLYSNCHNVNPNATAVGGIYGYSHTCGGYDGGQAEFVRVPFADVGPSRIPDWMDEEDAVLLTDALPTGYFGAQLGDIVEGDTVVVFGAGPVGLFAAKSAWLMGAGRVIVVDHLDYRLEKARTFAHAETFNFAEYDDIVVHLKKQTDYLGADVVIDAVGAEADGNFLQHVTASKLKLQGGSPVALNWAIDSVRKGGTVSVVGAYGPIFSAVKFGDAVNKGLTLRMNQCPVKRQWPRLFEHIRNGYLKPNELVTHRIPLEHIAEGYHMFSAKLDNIIKPLIISATA
- a CDS encoding iron ABC transporter substrate-binding protein, which codes for MKIRNSALAGIALAATAALGLTACGGGTPSGNSSSAAASNGGASDGITVYNAQHESLTKEWVDAFTAETGIKVTMRQGSDTELSNQIIQEGQASPADVFLTENSPAMTQVENAGLFADVDKDTLAQVPAELAPSTGKWTGIAARSTVLVYNKTKLTEDQLPKSMLDLANPEWKGKWAASPTGADFQAIVSALLELKGEAATEEWLKGMKENSKAYKGNSTAMKAVNAGEVDAALIYHYYYYGDQAKTGENSSNVTPYYFKNQDPGAFLSVSGGGVLKSSKNAAAAQQFLKFITGKKGQEVLKNGTSFEYAIGSEVPANDKLVPIKDLQAPKVDAAKLNSEKVTDLMTQAGLL